The region GTCGTTATCGATATCGATCCCGCCGATAAAGGCAAATGCTTCAGGCCGACCAGGACTCCAGAGAGGTGTATAAATCAGATCGCCAGGCGCAATCGGGCGGTAGAGGTCTTCATCGATGATACGAGCTTCGGCAAGATGTGGCCCGACAATACGGGTCACTTCAATCTTGCCCTTCACATCTTCCTTGCCGCGACCGACGCCATAATTGTCTTTGTTGTAGACACTGAATGTGGTGCGAACCTTGAGCAGATCAGTCTCACCCAGGTTGATCCAGACGAGTCGGGTGTTGTTATCCACGCGGGTGATTTTCCCATCGGGAACTTCGAAACTGATCTGCGTCACCTTGTCGACTTCATCAGCCAGATTGCGATTGATGATGTTCAGGTTACGAATCTGATTATCGCGCTTGGTGAGATCGCGGGCCGCCTGATCCTTGACGGTATCCATCTCAACCTGAATCTGGTTGTAATCGTTGCGCAGACGGTTGATCTCGTTGTTCTTGGCGTTGACGGTCTCGGCGACTTCGTCAATTTTGTTGCGCAGTTGAGTCTCAGCCACGAGCCGCTTCTGATCGTTCTGATCGGATCGATCCTGATAAGCCTTCTGCAACGCCAGCAGATCAGCCTGAAGTTTATTCAGGTTCGCTGTAATCTGATCACGATCAGCGGCCGTCGTATCGAGTTCCTGCCGCAATTTTTGCAGAGTGGCCAGGAAAGTGGGCTGAGCGAGTGATCCACCCAGATTCCGCATTTCCTCGCGCATTTTGCCGGCGACAGTCTGCGGATTGTTCGGGTTAGCCGGATCCACCACCTCGGCCAGATCGAGCCCCACCAGTTTCTTCAGCTCAATCAGATCGTTTTCGACCTTTTTGAAAGCCGTATCAGACTGCCTGGCTTTCGTTTCTGCAGCAGCAGTTTTCGCCTGATCTGTCGACCAGTTGCTGTGAAACATGTAGGTCGTCACTCCCAGAATGATGCTGAGCATCACAAAGAAAATGAGCGAACCAACCACTGCAGGGGATTGCTTTTCAGCCATGCTGTTCTCCACCTCGAAATCGACGCCATTCCGTGGCGAATACGCGACTGTTGCTCCCGCAAACAGCAGGCAGACCGGAATCAACCACCTTGAGCGATCACTCGAACAAGAGTTACGCACCCATCGTGACGATTGCCGGAATGTTTTACCTGTTTACACCAGTCTAATAGGCCACCGAGTCGAGTCAAGGCGTTACTGCAAAAACGGTTATAACGATTCTGCAGCCTGGTTAAACGATGAGCACAATCCTGTATTTCCTACTCGTGACTGGCTGCTGCCAAATGACGAACAGGCCGCACTGAATTGTGCAGACTCTCCCCTGCGACTATCGACCACAAACAATCCCTGATTTGGTCTGATTTCTTTGGGACGACCAGCTTTTGATAAACTCTTGCAGAGGCTGTCGGTTGTATCGTCGGCAAGGCATCGAACCGCAACTTTGCTCAAATCATTGGGGCTCTCATCCACGAACCTGCTGTGGGCTGGGCATGGTTGTCACCGCGAAGACAAAAGATCAGTGTATCTGACCTGATCCTGTTTCCCGTGCTCGTGGCCCTGTGTCTGAAATGTCAGGCTCCCTGTGTTGGCATGATGAGTTTTCCTGGCGATCGCTCATGTCGCGAGTCTGCCACAAGCCAACTTTTGATCCTCGAATGATCCTCCTGCCAAAGAACCTCTTCATGCGTCGAGATCCAACTTCCAAAAACCGTACGGCCGATGAAGTGAATCCGCGCGATCTGTTTTCCGATCTTGAACCCGAGCCACAATCTCAGCTCCCACCTGCAATCACTCCTTCGCCCGAAGACTCTCAAACAACCGAGCAATCTCCAGCGGCGATGAATTCTCCAGGCACAGAGAGCACTAAAGACACCGCTGTTCCCACAATACCCAGGGAACGCGCCTGGCTGATCGATGTGTTCGGCGTCATGTTCCAGGTGTTCCATGCCATCCCGCCGATGACCAGCCCTGCTGGTCAGCCAACCAATGCGGTCTTTGGCTTTTGCCGCGATCTCCTGTGGCTCATCGAAAAGCAGAAGCCCACCTGGCTCATCTGCGCCATGGATAGCCCGGGCCCCGGGATTCGCGAATCGTGGTATCCAGAATACAAGGCAAATCGTACCGAGATGCCCGAAGATCTCAGACCACAAATCCCTCTCCTGAAAGAGGTTTTCGAAGCCTTTGGACTCCCCATCATTCAGCAGGATGGCTGGGAAGCTGACGACGTACTCGCTTCGCTGGCTGCACAATTTGCCAGGCATGGAACAGATGTCGCCATTGTCACGAATGATAAAGATGCCCGCCAACTCCTGACGCCGCAAATTCAGATCTATAACCTCAGGAAAATGACCTGGTTCAACGAAGCCTCCTTGCTCGAAGAGTGGGGCATCAGGCCTGATCAGGTAGTGGACTTTCAAGGACTGGTCGGGGATGCCGTCGATAACGTACCCGGTGTGCCGCTGGTCGGGCCCAAAAAGGCAGCGGCTCTCTTGCAGCAGTTTGAGACTTTGGAAGGGGTTCTGGCCCATGCCGATCAGGCCCCGGGTGCCAAGCTGAAAGAAAACCTGAAGAACTTTGCGGAACAAGCCCGGCTCAGCCAGAAACTCGTCCGGCTCAACACAGAACTTCAACTCGATTTTGACCCGGAAGCGGGCCGACACTTCCGTCCCGATGTAGAAAAGCTGCAGGCACTGTTCCGGCGCTTAGGCTTCCGTAAACTGGTCGATGAAGCCGCCAGAGTCCTGGGACAGGTTCCATCCTCCGCAGCGAGCACAACTCAAAATTCGGCGACCACTACACCATCGTTGAATGATGGGAATCCTGCTGAGAATTCACTCTTCTCAGCGCCTGAAAACAACACTGTGGTACCATCCAAGCCTTTACAAAGGCTGGAGCGAACCTGGGAAATGGTGAACACTCCGGAAGGACTCGCAGCGCTCTCCCGGCAATTGCCATTGCTCACGCAAATCTGCATCGATCTGGAAACAACCGGGCTCGACCCTTTGCGAGATGAAATCGTGGGCTGGGCCATTGCCTGGGCAGCCCAGCATGGCCAGCCAGGCAGGGCGGTTTATCTGCCTGTCCTCGGGCCTCCAGGAAGCGTGCTGCTTGACGGAACTGCAGTCGTTCAGACGCTCAAGCCCATTCTCGAAAATCCCCAATGCCAACTGATCAATCAGAATGTGAAGTTTGACCTGCTGGCCATGCGCAAGGTGGGGATTCGACCCGCCACCATCGGGCTGGACACCATGGTGGGTGACTACCTGCTCGATGCGGGAGCGCGTTCGCATAACTTGGAAGTTCTGGGGCAAAAGTATCTCTCTGCCGCCACGATTCCGATCTCGGATCTGCTGGGAAGTGGCAAAAACCAGAAGACCATGAATCAGATCGAGATCGAGCGCGTCGCCGAGTATGCCACCGAAGATGCTGAACTGGTCGTGCGCATGGCACCCATCATTGAATCACAACTCCAGGAGGCTGGACTTTGGAAGCTGTACGATGAAGTTGAAAAGCCGCTGATTCCGGTACTGGCCGATATGGAGTTCAAAGGGATCAAGGTCGATGTCCCTGAACTCGAACGGCAGAGCCAGGAGCTATCGATCACGCTGGCCCGGTTGATGTCCGAAATTCATGAACTGGCGGGCCGGGAGTTCAATATCGATTCCCCTATGCAATTGCGAAAAATCCTCTTTGAAGAACTAAAGCTGCCAGTTCAAAAGAAAACCAAGACTGGCCCCAGTACCGATCAGGAAGTGCTCGAACTTCTGGCACCCTTGCATCCTTTGCCTGCGAAAATTACCGAGCACAGGCATCTGACCAAGCTCAAAGGGACATACCTCGATGCACTGCCACTCCTGGTTCATCCGCAGTCGGGGCGTATTCATACCTCGTTCAATCAGGTGGTGGCTGCGACCGGCCGGTTAAGTTCCAGCGATCCGAATCTGCAGAATATCCCTATTCGGACTCCAGAAGGGAGCCGCATTCGCAGGGCCTTTGTTTCGTGCGACCCGGAGTGGCGACTTGTCTGTGCCGATTACTCGCAGATCGAACTACGCATGCTGGCCCATTTCAGCCAGGATCCGGCACTGGTTTCCGCTTTTGAACACGGTGAGGACATCCATCGCCTCGTGGCGGCTCAAGTGCATCAGGTGGCCCTGGAAGATGTCACCAGTGACATGCGCCGCATTGCGAAAGCGGTGAATTTCGGCGTGATGTACGGCCAGAGCCCTTATGGTCTCAGTGCCGCACTCGGGATTAGCCGAGAAGCCGCCACGACTTTTATCGATGAGTATTTTACGAGGTATGCAGGTGTCACGACCTTTATGGAAAACGTGCTCGATGAATGCCTCGCAACTGGCTATGCACGGACAATCCTTGGTCGCCGCCGGCCCATTGAGGGAGTACGCGGCCCCCGTGAACGCAATCGAAATCGAAACATGGCCGAACGCACGGGGATCAACACGGTAATTCAAGGGTCAGCTGCTGATCTGATCAAAATGGCGATGATTCGAGTTCATCATCGGCTCGAACGCGAGAATCATCCGGGGCAACTTCTGTTACAGATTCATGATGAACTCGTTCTCGAAGCTCCTGCTCATCTGGCAGAAGAGTTGGGTGCCCTCGTCAGTGAAGAAATGACAAAGGCCTTACCTTTGGATGTCCCACTGGAAGTGGATGTGGCCATTGGTACCAACTGGCTCGACGCTCAATAAACATTTACTGAAATCTTTAAGGGACAGCTTCCTTCCGGCATTCATCAACAAATTCAATCGGAATTCTCGACAAAACCTTTCGATAGAGTGTCTCATCGAGTAGCGTGTTCAGCATGGTGATCGCTCGAACTTCTTCGAGAGTTCCCGTGTCGAACACCTGCCCGTCGAACTTGCTACCAAGTCGTGATTTGAAGATCTGTTGACGATCAAGCGAGATACGAAAGGCTTCATGAACCAGCCGATCCTTCGACCAGTTCGTTTGTTTCCTTTGCGGGCAGCTTCGATGATTCGTCGCTGCTGGGCATGGATCGGGCCATCTTTCGCCAACAGCCAGCAGCTCCTCAATAAAGCTCTGGTCATTGCCACCTGTGTGCTGGCTGCGCAATCGGCGTACGCTATTGACCTCGAATCTTCCAAATGGGGGCTCAGCGGAAATGTCGCCAAGCGGCAATTCAACCTGCTTTCGCTGGTGCTGCGTAATAACAGTCCTGAGGCGTACGATGGCTATGTACGCGTGAGAAAGTACATCGGCCCCTCTCCTGTCGATGTCTCTTATGTCGAGCCGGTGTTTCTCAGCCCGTATTCCGAGAGAATCGTGCAGTTGTATGTCTATGCAGGTGAATGGAACGAGACCTGGCAACTGACAATTGCCGATCAGCCAGGTTCGATCACACTTCCATCACCAGCCCCTGCTCCTCCCGGTGTGGTGCATCTGGTTGGCAACCCGGCCTTAAGCCAGACACTGAATGGAATTCCTAAGGTGGCCGACACCTATTTTCCGGTCTCGACCGCCGGTCTGAACGATGTCTCCCATATCCTGCTGGATCATCAACCCAACTGGGAAGAAGCACGAGCCCGGACACTGCTCGACTGGATTGCATTAGGTGGAGAACTGCATCTCATTCCCGGCAGTTCGGGTTCGTTACCCACATTGACTGGCCCTCTAGCTGTCCTCAATGCGCCGCTTGACAGCCAGCGGATTCAGGCTGGCAAGGTGGTGAAGCATCAGAACAGTTTTACGAAACTCAATACCGAACAGATTTTCGCGCAGATTGGCCGCAAGAACCCGACTCCCGATAACCCCAATAACTATTACAACACCATCGACTACGAAGGCGGTGAATACTACAACCGCGGTTTCTTCAGTACGCTCAAAGAGATCAGCGAGCCCAAGCATTTATGGCCTCTGATTCATCTGCTGTCGTTGGCATACATTGCTCTCGTCTTTCCCGGCGCCTGGCTGCTCGGGCTGAAGTGGAAGAGTTACCAGATCACCTTTGCCGTCACGCTGGGGGCTGTGGTGATTTTTGGCGGGCTCTTTCAATTTCTGGGGCAGCGCGGTTATGGCGAAAAAACCCAGATCAACAGCGTGGCGATCTTAAGACCCGTCGCTGATAACGCCTGGGCTGTCGAAGGCTGGGGCAGTATGTTCGTGACCTCCAGCGGTCAAAGATCAATTCGCCATCAGGGAACCGGTTTATCGTATGCCACCTGCCAGTCTCAGGAAGCTGTCCAGGGAGTTGTTCGCAGCGGTACCGATGGTTCGATGAATGTAAACTTTCCGCCTTATTCTCACCGTGAGTTTTCTTACCGGCAGAGAATTCTTCAGCCAGTTCCTCAAGTGCAATGGCTCCAGCTCAATGTGAATCAGGACGTGTCGCCACCCGAATTGGTTTCGGGTGACTTGCTTGTCAGTGGGAAATTTCCCACGACACCCGGCAGTGCCTTTCTCGTGTGTGGCAAAGAGGTGAGGTCACTCTTTCCAGTGAATGCTCCCACCAATGAAAAAGCTGATGCGAACACCTCCGCAGGTTCCCAGGTGTGGAATGTCCGTGAAAAACGGGGAGAACTCTCCGCGTTTCTCGGCGGCGACTATGGCACGCCCTTTCCCTTTGCGAGTCAATCATCCCGAAAAATGGATCGGGAACAGATCCTCGAGAAACTCAAGCCATTGCTGACCGTCCGAGCGGCCAACATCTCTGAAAAATCATCGGACGGGATGATGGCTCTCCCCGCAGGTAAAGCTTACGCGATCTTCTTCGCTGACCCGCCACCCGAACTGGAACTGAAATCCAGCGATGGAATCCTCCAGCGAGGCTGGGCGGCTTACGTGCTGCCAGTTCCGCTGGAGCGATAGATTTTCCAAGCGACGGACCCGCACAGAATACGACAACACTTTTAGCCCCATCCATGACGTTTTGAATCCATACGTCACCGAGGAAATTTATGAATCACATGTCGGATGATGAAACTCAGGCGGTCCCTCCTGATCAAGTCCAGCAGCCGACTCCACTGGACAATGAAGACTTTGAAAAAGCGGCGTCTTCTCCCGCTGGTGCTGCTGAAGAGGCGTCAGATCAGATTGCCTGGGCCGATCCCAACCATGCGATCTCGCTGCATAACGTCACGCATCGTTATCAGGGAAAGAAGGCTCTGGATCGCGTCTCATTTGTCGTTGAAAAAGGAGCGCTGCATGGGTTCGTCGGGCCCAATGGAGCGGGTAAGACCACTTCGCTGAAACTGGTCTGCACGTTATTGCAGCCACAAGCCGGGCGCGTGCGCGTCTTTGGCGAAGATGTCGTCGATAACATTCGTAAAGTCCGCACGATGATCGGCTTCATGCCCGATCACTTCAGTACCTACCGGCAGATGACTGTCAACGAATATCTCGATTTCTTTGCAGCGGCCTATGGGTTGCCACCAGCCCGCCGCATCGAAGTGATCGAGCAGGTGCTGTCGCTGGTGGATATGAACCATCGCCAGAACGATCTGATCAGCGGGCTTTCGCGAGGCATGCAGCAACGCGTGGGGTTGGCGCGAGTGCTGGTCAATGATCCGGAACTTTTACTGCTCGATGAACCAGCTTCAGGGCTGGATCCGCGAGCACGTATTGAGTTGATGGATATTTTGAGAGCCCTGCGGAGCATGGGCAAAACAATCTTCATCAGCTCGCATATTCTTTCGGAACTGGCCGAACTGTGTGATGCCGTCACGATCATCGACCGGGGAGAAATTCGCTTCTCAGGCCGCATTGGTGATCTGCTGACCAATCCCCAGAATCGCCACACGTTGCGATTCGAGTTTGCTCCTGGTTCACCCGAAATGCGAGAAGCTCTGGCTCAGATCGAAGGGGTTGTTTCGGCGGAAAAATCGGGCGAAGGGGCCGGCTATCGCGTCGAGTTTGATCCTGCCCGGCTCGATGCCAATCAACTCGTCGTGCGCGTCGCTTCTCTGGGTGTCCCGCTGGTCAGCTTCAGTGAAGATCGGCGACAACTCAACGAAGCCTTCATGGATCTGACAACGGCTGGTGTTCGTTAACGATA is a window of Planctopirus limnophila DSM 3776 DNA encoding:
- a CDS encoding intermediate filament family protein codes for the protein MAEKQSPAVVGSLIFFVMLSIILGVTTYMFHSNWSTDQAKTAAAETKARQSDTAFKKVENDLIELKKLVGLDLAEVVDPANPNNPQTVAGKMREEMRNLGGSLAQPTFLATLQKLRQELDTTAADRDQITANLNKLQADLLALQKAYQDRSDQNDQKRLVAETQLRNKIDEVAETVNAKNNEINRLRNDYNQIQVEMDTVKDQAARDLTKRDNQIRNLNIINRNLADEVDKVTQISFEVPDGKITRVDNNTRLVWINLGETDLLKVRTTFSVYNKDNYGVGRGKEDVKGKIEVTRIVGPHLAEARIIDEDLYRPIAPGDLIYTPLWSPGRPEAFAFIGGIDIDNDKRNDRDLLREVLTSVGASIAAEVDDNGERTGGPITEKIKFLVIGDIPDVASASADDERARFEKIAEHLKDMRNEARTYGVRIVSLSDFIAYVGYKPKRRLFTPGDDRPYTLKAGAASASTADPLGERSSTGNTSSAFQGERRLPPRTSTGQTSGAFGSKP
- the polA gene encoding DNA polymerase I — translated: MRRDPTSKNRTADEVNPRDLFSDLEPEPQSQLPPAITPSPEDSQTTEQSPAAMNSPGTESTKDTAVPTIPRERAWLIDVFGVMFQVFHAIPPMTSPAGQPTNAVFGFCRDLLWLIEKQKPTWLICAMDSPGPGIRESWYPEYKANRTEMPEDLRPQIPLLKEVFEAFGLPIIQQDGWEADDVLASLAAQFARHGTDVAIVTNDKDARQLLTPQIQIYNLRKMTWFNEASLLEEWGIRPDQVVDFQGLVGDAVDNVPGVPLVGPKKAAALLQQFETLEGVLAHADQAPGAKLKENLKNFAEQARLSQKLVRLNTELQLDFDPEAGRHFRPDVEKLQALFRRLGFRKLVDEAARVLGQVPSSAASTTQNSATTTPSLNDGNPAENSLFSAPENNTVVPSKPLQRLERTWEMVNTPEGLAALSRQLPLLTQICIDLETTGLDPLRDEIVGWAIAWAAQHGQPGRAVYLPVLGPPGSVLLDGTAVVQTLKPILENPQCQLINQNVKFDLLAMRKVGIRPATIGLDTMVGDYLLDAGARSHNLEVLGQKYLSAATIPISDLLGSGKNQKTMNQIEIERVAEYATEDAELVVRMAPIIESQLQEAGLWKLYDEVEKPLIPVLADMEFKGIKVDVPELERQSQELSITLARLMSEIHELAGREFNIDSPMQLRKILFEELKLPVQKKTKTGPSTDQEVLELLAPLHPLPAKITEHRHLTKLKGTYLDALPLLVHPQSGRIHTSFNQVVAATGRLSSSDPNLQNIPIRTPEGSRIRRAFVSCDPEWRLVCADYSQIELRMLAHFSQDPALVSAFEHGEDIHRLVAAQVHQVALEDVTSDMRRIAKAVNFGVMYGQSPYGLSAALGISREAATTFIDEYFTRYAGVTTFMENVLDECLATGYARTILGRRRPIEGVRGPRERNRNRNMAERTGINTVIQGSAADLIKMAMIRVHHRLERENHPGQLLLQIHDELVLEAPAHLAEELGALVSEEMTKALPLDVPLEVDVAIGTNWLDAQ
- a CDS encoding ABC transporter ATP-binding protein — its product is MNHMSDDETQAVPPDQVQQPTPLDNEDFEKAASSPAGAAEEASDQIAWADPNHAISLHNVTHRYQGKKALDRVSFVVEKGALHGFVGPNGAGKTTSLKLVCTLLQPQAGRVRVFGEDVVDNIRKVRTMIGFMPDHFSTYRQMTVNEYLDFFAAAYGLPPARRIEVIEQVLSLVDMNHRQNDLISGLSRGMQQRVGLARVLVNDPELLLLDEPASGLDPRARIELMDILRALRSMGKTIFISSHILSELAELCDAVTIIDRGEIRFSGRIGDLLTNPQNRHTLRFEFAPGSPEMREALAQIEGVVSAEKSGEGAGYRVEFDPARLDANQLVVRVASLGVPLVSFSEDRRQLNEAFMDLTTAGVR